One part of the Vitis riparia cultivar Riparia Gloire de Montpellier isolate 1030 chromosome 8, EGFV_Vit.rip_1.0, whole genome shotgun sequence genome encodes these proteins:
- the LOC117920867 gene encoding zinc finger protein 593 isoform X2, with product MGGKCPSRKVKKRRYSHKTARRDKFLLKGDDAVYDELNKPEGEKKPLPVDEDLPGMGQYYCLHCDRYFANVAVRDEHFKTKRHKKRSLTPRNFHKFKDSDQSAEWLDYTDT from the exons ATGGGTGGAAAGTGCCCTAGCCGGAAGGTTAAGAAGAGAAGATATTCTCACAAAACGGCTCGACGTGACAAATTCCTCCTCAAAG GCGACGATGCCGTCTACGACGAGCTTAACAAGCCAGAGGGTGAGAAGAAGCCCTTGCCCGTTGACGAAGATTTACCTGGGATGGGCCAATACTACTGCTTGCACTGCGA TCGGTACTTTGCGAATGTGGCGGTCAGGGATGAACATTTCAAGACGAAGCGTCACAAGAAGCG CAGCTTAACTCcaagaaattttcacaaatTCAAAGATTCTGATCAGTCGGCTGAATGGTTGGATTACACAGACACCTAG
- the LOC117920867 gene encoding zinc finger protein 593 isoform X1, translating to MGGKCPSRKVKKRRYSHKTARRDKFLLKGDDAVYDELNKPEGEKKPLPVDEDLPGMGQYYCLHCDRYFANVAVRDEHFKTKRHKKRLKQMMGPAPHTQLDADLAAGMGLPDNGPKLMSI from the exons ATGGGTGGAAAGTGCCCTAGCCGGAAGGTTAAGAAGAGAAGATATTCTCACAAAACGGCTCGACGTGACAAATTCCTCCTCAAAG GCGACGATGCCGTCTACGACGAGCTTAACAAGCCAGAGGGTGAGAAGAAGCCCTTGCCCGTTGACGAAGATTTACCTGGGATGGGCCAATACTACTGCTTGCACTGCGA TCGGTACTTTGCGAATGTGGCGGTCAGGGATGAACATTTCAAGACGAAGCGTCACAAGAAGCG TTTAAAGCAAATGATGGGGCCTGCACCCCATACCCAACTTGATGCTGACTTGGCTGCTGGAATGGGTCTGCCAGATAATGGTCCAAAGCTTATGTCAATTTGA
- the LOC117920547 gene encoding arginine/serine-rich coiled-coil protein 2 isoform X2, whose translation MDSSSKSPPRDKADAKTAFRKPTNDATNRKYRRRSPTSGSSSSGGSPIHEHNSSPIFSKEDSEKVSDRRQRRKGDGRELDRDAGRSQYRKTADSYRHSDRQSSRSSRGHYRYDDHVRQEKHAADEGDRDHHNLSSRSGRESRVGNYSDHVRQESEHSRARDYFRGTDKYSRDKHDNAGYRSKDKEKETSSLEHQKYKDKDLSSDRAGSGRRHTNSNFEDSKAGEQDKHLRDGDGPDERKDYRRGLGDYKSDRSISHEESRGHRNDSTSGRDSGGYRSKEVHKNESKEVDGQKPPKDEKKKYDEWKTDRHKDRYNRESREQFEDKTVVASENQESAAKKPKLVSLEKSTDYGKDVSRFSTAVADMKQSSSSKLAQDIADKVTPEHAFLNNSEVANDLNAAKIAAMKAAELVNRNLVGVGYMSADQKKKLLWGSKKSTTAEESGHHWDTALFSDRERQEKFNKLMGVKGEVKVEHKPDNQDAEKQRELQMDLEKQYTAGLRRRDGRTVGLGL comes from the exons ATGGATTCAAGCTCGAAGTCTCCACCCCGAGATAAGGCTGATGCAAAGACAGCATTTCGTAAACCTACAAATGATGCAACTAACAGGAAATACCGACGCCGCTCTCCAACTAGTGGATCATCTTCATCTGGTg GGAGTCCTATACATGAGCATAACTCTAGTCCAATATTTTCAAAGGAAGATTCAGAAAAAGTTTCTGATCGCCGGCAAAGAAGGAAGGGTGATGGGAGAGAATTAGACAGGGATGCTGGTCGGAGTCAATATCGCAAAACTGCTGATTCATATCGACATTCTGATCGACAGTCCTCCAGGAGTTCCCGTGGTCATTATAGGTATGATGACCATGTTAGACAAGAGAAACATGCAGCAGATGAAGGGGATAGAGATCATCATAATTTATCCTCTCGTTCTGGTCGAGAATCAAGGGTTGGTAATTATTCTGATCATGTAAGGCAAGAAAGTGAACACAGTAGGGCAAGAGACTATTTCAGAGGCACGGACAAGTATTCCCGAGATAAACATGATAATGCAGGGTATAGGAGCAAGGATAAAGAGAAAGAAACCTCATCTCTAGAGCATCAGaaatataaagataaagatTTATCATCTGACAGAGCTGGATCTGGTAGGAGGCATACTAACTCAAATTTTGAAGATAGTAAGGCTGGGGAGCAGGATAAGCATTTGAGGGATGGAGATGGTCCAGATGAGAGAAAGGACTATCGCAGGGGTTTAGGAGATTACAAAAGTGACCGTTCAATCTCCCATGAAGAATCTAGGGGGCATCGAAATGACTCAACTTCAGGAAGGGACAGTGGTGGATATCGCTCAAAAGAAGTTCATAAAAATGAATCTAAGGAAGTGGATGGTCAAAAACCGCCCaaagatgaaaagaagaaatatgatGAATGGAAAACTGACAGGCACAAGGACAGATACAACCGAGAATCTAGGGAGCAGTTTGAAGATAAAACTGTTGTTGCAAGTGAAAATCAAGAGTCTGCAGCCAAAAAGCCAAAGCTGGTTAGCTTGGAAAAGAGCACTGATTATGGGAAGGATG TTTCCAGGTTCTCCACTGCTGTTGCTGATATGAAGCAGTCATCAAGTTCCAAGCTGGCTCAAGACATTGCTGATAAAGTGACACCAGAACATGCCTTTCTTAATAACTCTGAGGTTGCTAATGATCTAAATGCTGCAAAAATTGCTGCAATGAAAGCTGCTGAATTAG TTAATAGGAACCTTGTTGGGGTGGGATACATGTCTGCTGaccagaagaagaagctgcTATGGGGGAGTAAGAAGAGCACTACTGCAGAAGAG TCTGGTCATCATTGGGATACAGCACTTTTTTCTGATCGTGAAAGAcaagaaaaattcaacaaaCTCATG GGTGTGAAAGGCGAGGTGAAAGTGGAGCACAAACCCGACAACCAAGATGCCGAGAAGCAGAGGGAATTGCAGATGGATTTAGAGAAGCAATACACTGCTGGTCTTCGACGAAGAGATGGCCGCACCGTTGGACTAGGTCTTTAA
- the LOC117920547 gene encoding arginine/serine-rich coiled-coil protein 2 isoform X1: protein MDSSSKSPPRDKADAKTAFRKPTNDATNRKYRRRSPTSGSSSSGGSPIHEHNSSPIFSKEDSEKVSDRRQRRKGDGRELDRDAGRSQYRKTADSYRHSDRQSSRSSRGHYRYDDHVRQEKHAADEGDRDHHNLSSRSGRESRVGNYSDHVRQESEHSRARDYFRGTDKYSRDKHDNAGYRSKDKEKETSSLEHQKYKDKDLSSDRAGSGRRHTNSNFEDSKAGEQDKHLRDGDGPDERKDYRRGLGDYKSDRSISHEESRGHRNDSTSGRDSGGYRSKEVHKNESKEVDGQKPPKDEKKKYDEWKTDRHKDRYNRESREQFEDKTVVASENQESAAKKPKLVSLEKSTDYGKDVSRFSTAVADMKQSSSSKLAQDIADKVTPEHAFLNNSEVANDLNAAKIAAMKAAELVNRNLVGVGYMSADQKKKLLWGSKKSTTAEESGHHWDTALFSDRERQEKFNKLMSLRLPWYIWPIVGCERRGESGAQTRQPRCREAEGIADGFREAIHCWSSTKRWPHRWTRSLRTYPQSLCTLTTMFVDILLYYSWASIMCLVILYSWHDRENMRCLFEVSELDKECDIVGLLCLMNLKLGLPRDQSRKGTCDFLLRKYN, encoded by the exons ATGGATTCAAGCTCGAAGTCTCCACCCCGAGATAAGGCTGATGCAAAGACAGCATTTCGTAAACCTACAAATGATGCAACTAACAGGAAATACCGACGCCGCTCTCCAACTAGTGGATCATCTTCATCTGGTg GGAGTCCTATACATGAGCATAACTCTAGTCCAATATTTTCAAAGGAAGATTCAGAAAAAGTTTCTGATCGCCGGCAAAGAAGGAAGGGTGATGGGAGAGAATTAGACAGGGATGCTGGTCGGAGTCAATATCGCAAAACTGCTGATTCATATCGACATTCTGATCGACAGTCCTCCAGGAGTTCCCGTGGTCATTATAGGTATGATGACCATGTTAGACAAGAGAAACATGCAGCAGATGAAGGGGATAGAGATCATCATAATTTATCCTCTCGTTCTGGTCGAGAATCAAGGGTTGGTAATTATTCTGATCATGTAAGGCAAGAAAGTGAACACAGTAGGGCAAGAGACTATTTCAGAGGCACGGACAAGTATTCCCGAGATAAACATGATAATGCAGGGTATAGGAGCAAGGATAAAGAGAAAGAAACCTCATCTCTAGAGCATCAGaaatataaagataaagatTTATCATCTGACAGAGCTGGATCTGGTAGGAGGCATACTAACTCAAATTTTGAAGATAGTAAGGCTGGGGAGCAGGATAAGCATTTGAGGGATGGAGATGGTCCAGATGAGAGAAAGGACTATCGCAGGGGTTTAGGAGATTACAAAAGTGACCGTTCAATCTCCCATGAAGAATCTAGGGGGCATCGAAATGACTCAACTTCAGGAAGGGACAGTGGTGGATATCGCTCAAAAGAAGTTCATAAAAATGAATCTAAGGAAGTGGATGGTCAAAAACCGCCCaaagatgaaaagaagaaatatgatGAATGGAAAACTGACAGGCACAAGGACAGATACAACCGAGAATCTAGGGAGCAGTTTGAAGATAAAACTGTTGTTGCAAGTGAAAATCAAGAGTCTGCAGCCAAAAAGCCAAAGCTGGTTAGCTTGGAAAAGAGCACTGATTATGGGAAGGATG TTTCCAGGTTCTCCACTGCTGTTGCTGATATGAAGCAGTCATCAAGTTCCAAGCTGGCTCAAGACATTGCTGATAAAGTGACACCAGAACATGCCTTTCTTAATAACTCTGAGGTTGCTAATGATCTAAATGCTGCAAAAATTGCTGCAATGAAAGCTGCTGAATTAG TTAATAGGAACCTTGTTGGGGTGGGATACATGTCTGCTGaccagaagaagaagctgcTATGGGGGAGTAAGAAGAGCACTACTGCAGAAGAG TCTGGTCATCATTGGGATACAGCACTTTTTTCTGATCGTGAAAGAcaagaaaaattcaacaaaCTCATG AGTCTGAGGTTGCCTTGGTACATATGGCCAATTGTAGGGTGTGAAAGGCGAGGTGAAAGTGGAGCACAAACCCGACAACCAAGATGCCGAGAAGCAGAGGGAATTGCAGATGGATTTAGAGAAGCAATACACTGCTGGTCTTCGACGAAGAGATGGCCGCACCGTTGGACTAGGTCTTTAAGAACCTATCCACAATCCTTGTGTACTCTTACAACAATGTTTGTTGACATTTTGTTGTATTATTCATGGGCAAGTATCATGTGTCTTGTGATTCTATACTCATGGCATGACAGGGAAAATATGCGTTGTTTATTTGAAGTTTCAGAGCTTGATAAAGAATGTGATATTGTTGGACTTCTTTGTCTTATGAACTTGAAATTGGGTTTGCCCAGGGATCAGTCACGGAAAGGCACATGTGACTTTTTATTGAGGAAGTATAATTAA